In Nitrospira sp., one genomic interval encodes:
- a CDS encoding ABC transporter substrate-binding protein — MQGMRWMIMVALLALQIVVGGVPSALAGAATDSIKSTIDEVLRILNDKELKAPAKQEDRRQLLEKVVAARFDYSEMSHRSLGVQWNQLSDKERQEFVELFRTLLTNTYADRVEGYSGERVQYINERTEKEYAEVRTKVLSAKTEIPMDYRLLNKNNDWRVYDVVVDGVSLVKNYRDQFTKILHTSSYSDLVDQLRKKSEKIKGP; from the coding sequence ATGCAAGGAATGCGATGGATGATCATGGTGGCGCTGCTGGCGCTACAGATAGTGGTGGGTGGGGTGCCGTCCGCGCTCGCGGGGGCGGCGACCGATTCAATCAAGTCCACGATCGACGAGGTGCTCAGGATTCTGAACGATAAGGAACTGAAGGCTCCAGCCAAGCAGGAAGATCGCCGGCAGCTGTTGGAGAAGGTGGTGGCGGCGCGGTTCGATTATTCCGAAATGTCTCATCGCTCGCTGGGCGTGCAGTGGAATCAGTTGTCGGATAAGGAGCGCCAGGAGTTCGTCGAGCTGTTCCGAACGCTGTTGACCAATACTTATGCCGATCGGGTGGAGGGCTACTCCGGCGAACGGGTGCAGTACATCAACGAGCGGACGGAGAAGGAATATGCGGAGGTGCGCACCAAGGTTTTGTCGGCAAAGACCGAAATCCCGATGGACTATCGGCTGTTGAACAAAAATAACGATTGGCGCGTGTACGACGTAGTGGTCGACGGCGTCAGTCTGGTCAAGAATTACCGCGATCAGTTTACGAAGATCCTCCACACCTCCTCGTATTCCGACCTCGTCGACCAACTCCGCAAGAAATCCGAAAAGATCAAGGGCCCGTAG
- a CDS encoding ABC transporter permease: MGRMMLFVLSSMAWLTRPPFRIYQIIKQLNFIGYKSTFVVVLTAVFTGMVLGLQGYYTLRKFGSEAVLGSAVALSIIRELGPVLAALMVTARAGSAMTAEIGIMRITEQIDALDTMAVNPLQYLIGPKLVAGIVAVPLLVALFDVVGIYGGYVVGVQLLNGNEGAYWSSIESAVEWKDVYGGILKSISFGLLISWVCCYKGFHTKHSAEGLGTATTEAVVLSAVLILVWDYFLTSVLL, from the coding sequence ATGGGGCGGATGATGTTGTTCGTCCTGTCGTCCATGGCCTGGCTGACGCGCCCGCCCTTTCGGATCTATCAGATCATCAAGCAGCTCAATTTCATCGGGTACAAATCCACCTTCGTCGTCGTGCTCACGGCGGTGTTTACAGGCATGGTGTTGGGCCTGCAAGGGTATTACACCTTGCGCAAGTTCGGTTCTGAAGCCGTGTTGGGGTCGGCCGTGGCGCTCAGCATCATTCGGGAGTTGGGGCCCGTGCTGGCCGCTCTCATGGTGACGGCGCGCGCGGGATCGGCTATGACGGCGGAGATCGGCATCATGCGGATCACGGAACAGATCGACGCCCTCGACACCATGGCGGTGAATCCCCTGCAGTACTTGATCGGTCCCAAGCTGGTCGCCGGCATCGTGGCGGTGCCGCTCCTCGTCGCGTTGTTCGACGTCGTCGGCATCTACGGGGGCTATGTGGTCGGTGTCCAATTGCTCAACGGGAACGAAGGGGCCTATTGGAGTTCGATCGAGTCCGCCGTGGAATGGAAAGATGTGTACGGCGGCATTTTGAAATCCATCAGTTTCGGGCTTCTGATCAGCTGGGTCTGCTGTTACAAGGGGTTCCATACGAAGCACAGCGCTGAAGGGCTGGGGACGGCGACGACGGAAGCGGTAGTGTTATCGGCGGTGCTGATTCTCGTGTGGGACTATTTCCTGACCTCGGTATTGCTGTAA
- a CDS encoding ABC transporter ATP-binding protein, translating into MIQLVGVEKTLGGQSVLRGVNLEVPAGKLTTIIGRSGEGKSVLLKHIIGLMQPDRGQVLIDGTDISRLKGKPLNEVRKKFAMLFQGAALFDSMTVFENVAFPLREKLRLKGEAVTRRVDEKLSQVGLAGMGHKFPAELSGGMRKRAGLARALVMEPEIILFDEPTTGLDPLMAKAIHDLIVSMQQQFGFTAIMVSHEIPEIFGISDYVAMLKQGRIAEMAPSSEFVKTKDQEIREFIFVGGTVTVKGATVSSL; encoded by the coding sequence ATGATTCAACTGGTGGGAGTGGAAAAGACGCTGGGCGGCCAGTCGGTGTTGCGGGGGGTGAATCTGGAGGTCCCCGCAGGTAAGTTGACGACTATCATCGGCCGCAGCGGCGAGGGGAAAAGCGTGCTGCTCAAACACATCATCGGCCTGATGCAGCCGGATCGCGGTCAGGTCTTGATCGATGGAACGGACATTTCACGCCTCAAGGGCAAGCCCCTCAATGAGGTGCGGAAGAAGTTTGCCATGCTGTTTCAGGGGGCGGCGCTGTTCGATTCGATGACGGTGTTCGAAAATGTGGCCTTCCCGTTGCGTGAGAAACTGAGGCTGAAGGGGGAGGCGGTGACGCGACGGGTCGACGAAAAACTGTCGCAGGTGGGATTGGCCGGCATGGGTCATAAGTTTCCTGCGGAACTCAGCGGCGGCATGCGGAAGCGGGCGGGATTGGCGCGCGCCTTGGTCATGGAGCCGGAGATCATCCTGTTCGACGAGCCGACGACCGGACTTGACCCCTTGATGGCCAAGGCGATCCATGACCTGATCGTGTCGATGCAACAGCAGTTCGGCTTCACCGCCATCATGGTCAGCCACGAGATCCCCGAGATTTTCGGCATCTCCGACTATGTCGCCATGTTGAAGCAGGGGCGGATCGCCGAGATGGCGCCGTCCAGCGAGTTCGTGAAGACGAAGGATCAGGAGATTCGGGAATTTATTTTCGTCGGAGGGACCGTCACCGTGAAAGGCGCAACGGTATCGTCCCTCTGA
- the mlaD gene encoding outer membrane lipid asymmetry maintenance protein MlaD encodes MERAKVELLVGVFVLVGLACLGYLSIKLGKLEVIGGNNYAVQAEFTSASGLKAGASVEIAGVEVGRVRGIGLNSDRAVVTLSIQDGVKLYSDTIASIKTRGIIGDKYLALSVGGGGDELKPGDKIRDTESGLDLEELVSQYVHGQVK; translated from the coding sequence ATGGAGCGCGCGAAAGTCGAATTGCTGGTCGGGGTCTTCGTGCTGGTGGGCCTGGCCTGTCTCGGGTACCTCTCCATCAAGTTGGGCAAACTGGAAGTGATCGGGGGCAACAACTACGCCGTGCAGGCGGAGTTTACGTCGGCCTCCGGGCTCAAGGCCGGAGCCTCGGTGGAGATCGCCGGTGTCGAAGTCGGGCGGGTGCGCGGGATCGGACTGAACAGCGACCGTGCCGTGGTGACGCTCTCGATCCAAGACGGCGTGAAGTTGTATTCGGACACGATCGCCTCCATCAAGACGCGCGGCATCATTGGAGACAAGTATCTGGCCCTATCGGTCGGCGGCGGCGGCGATGAGCTGAAACCAGGCGACAAGATCCGCGATACCGAATCCGGACTTGATCTCGAAGAACTCGTCAGCCAGTATGTACACGGCCAGGTGAAGTAG